The bacterium sequence GCAGCACGATCCGCGTGAACGCGGTCCACCGGCCGGCGCCCTCGATGTACGCCGATTCCTCGACCTCGGGCGCGAGTTTCTGGAAATACGCCGACAGCAGCCACACGCAGAACGGGATCGCCAGCATCGGGTACGTCAAAATGAGCGACCCGAGATGATCGTCGAGATGAAGGTGAAACACCACCTGGAAGAGGGGCAGGAAGAGGAGGGTCTGCGGCACGAGGAACGTCGCGAGCAGCGCCCGCCGCCACCACCGCCACCCCGGTGGCCGAAGACGCGCGAGCGCGTATGCGGCCGCGAGGCTCGCGCCGAGGACGATGATCAGGCCGGCGGCAAACACGATCGCGGAGTTGGCCGCCCAGCGGAGATACGGCACGGTCGGGCGGGTTTGCCCTCCGCCGACGAACCATTCCTCTTCATCGAACAATCCGTCGTACCATTCGAAGTTCAGGTTCCGTACGTACAACGGGTTCCCGAACTCGTCCTCCTGCACGGTCTTCAGCGACTCCACGCTGATCATATAAATGGGAAAGATGCTGTACGCGATCAGAAGCGCGAGCAGCAGACCGTGGAGGCCCCGGTCGAGGACGCGGCGTCCCCTCACAGCGAATCTTCCTCGAGCGGCTCAAACAGCCGGTAGCAGACCAGGAGAATCACGACGAGCACCGGCAGCAGCGCGAGCGTCTCCGCCGACGCCCGGCCGAAGAGGCCGCCGTTGAGCGCCAGCTGAATGGCCTGCGTCCACACGATCGGATACGTGTCACGCAGACCGGACTGCATCCACAGGTTGCTGAGATCGCCGACGGCGCCGGTCAAGGTGAGAAACGCCGCCAGCGCCAGGAACGGCCGCAGCAGCGGCACGGTCACCGCCCAGAACATCTGCCACGCGCTGCGGGCTTCGAGCGCCGCGTATTCGAAGAGCTGGTCCGGGATGCCGTTGCGGGCCGCCAGGAGAAACACGCCGACGAACGAGCCGCCGCGCCAGACGTTCAGCAAGATCACGCTGACGAAGCCCCACGTGCCGAACCCGAGGGCGTTGTCGAACAGGATGCGCCAGTGAGCCATGAAGTTGGCGTACGAAGCCGGTACCGGCGGCGTCAAGAACCAGAACCAGCCCACCTCGGCCGGGCCGGCCGGATAGGCCCAGGGGAGGAACGCGGCGATGAACGCGAGCGACCGGCCCGGAAACGGGCGGGCGAGCCCCATCCCCATCGCGACGCCCACTACGAGTTTCATGAGGGTCGTGATCCCGACGTACACGAGGGTCACGGCGACCGCGCGCCAGAAGCCGGCGTCGCGCGCGAGCGCGACATAGTTTGACAGCCCGACGAAGTGCGGCGCCGCCCCGCCGACGGGCGCGTCGGTGAGACTCGTCCACACCTGCCAGCCGATCGGGTAGGCCATGACGCCGAAGACGAGGAGGACGGCCGGCGCGAGCAAGAGATAGGCGAGCCGGATTTCGCGGCGGCGCCGCGCGTCGATGCTGCCGTGCCCGCCGGCCGCGGCCGCGCGCAGATCCGAAGCGCCGGTCATGACGTGCAGCATGGTGCCGCCGTGTTCCCGTCTCCGCGGAACAACTCCTCCCGCGACGCCGGCGGGTCAGGCCGTTTCGGTCGATCGAACCGTCCAGACCTCCCGGCTCCGCGTCCGGGTATTGGCGGCGAAGAACGCGCCGCCCGCGACGAGCCAGGCGGCCGCCGCGACGATCGAGATCAGGGCCGCCGTGCGGGTGTCGCCGCCGCCGAGGAAGCCGAGATAGATGACGGCGAGCAGCATCCCGATGTTGGCGATCACCCCGAGGATCGGCACCAGGACGTGCTTCACCGTGTGCGCCTTGGGAGCGCGGCGAAACGCGACGAACGCGACGAAGTTGGTCAATCCGTAGAGCAAGAACGTGCCGATGTTGGACAGAAACGTCACCGCGGTCAGGTTCACGACCGACAGCACGCCGAAGCCGCCGATCACCGCCGACACGATCGCCATGAGCCACACGCCGAAGTGCGGGGTCGCGTACCGGCCGTGGAGCAGGCCGAGGATCGCCGGCACTTCCTCGTCGCGGCCCATCGCGTACGTGAGCCGGACGCCGGTGTTCATGCAGGCCAGCGTCGTGCCGAACACCGCGATCGCGACGGTCAGCGCGATCACGAGCAGCAGCGGGAACCCGATGCCGCCGAGCATCGTGTCGCCGAGGCTCCGCACCATATCGCCGATCGGCGCCTGCGAGAACCCGGCCGCGTCGTAGCCGCTGAGCAGCTTTCCCTTGGCATCCTTGAGCACGTAGGCGGTGTTCATCCACGCGCCGGCGGCAAAGTACTCGAACAGGTAGGCCGCGAGACCCTGGATGATCAGCGAGAGAATGACGCCCCGGCTGACGAAGCTCGGGTGGATGGCCTCCGCCGTGAGCGCGGTCGCCGATTCGAACCCCACGAGCAGCAGGATCGCGATCGTCGACTGGAACAGCACGTGGCTGAGATTGTGCGGCAGCGCGACGTTGGCCAGATGCGGATGGACGAACGTGACGTGGGGGCCGCCGAACCGGTAGCTCAGCGCG is a genomic window containing:
- a CDS encoding APC family permease; translation: MSSETGFRKSLTLTGVTVNAMALIAPGAFLWITYQLQAAQVDAAGASTAMDIWPGLALALVLAFLTAISYSMLSELYPNAGTGSSYYFAEKAFLDKEESALHRWARLAKYTVGWISHLYYWVYPGVMVAMMATMIVYILGLFNIALPPTAQVAVAVAFSFATAYVAYRGITGSTVASLLINAIQIAALVLLSVLALSYRFGGPHVTFVHPHLANVALPHNLSHVLFQSTIAILLLVGFESATALTAEAIHPSFVSRGVILSLIIQGLAAYLFEYFAAGAWMNTAYVLKDAKGKLLSGYDAAGFSQAPIGDMVRSLGDTMLGGIGFPLLLVIALTVAIAVFGTTLACMNTGVRLTYAMGRDEEVPAILGLLHGRYATPHFGVWLMAIVSAVIGGFGVLSVVNLTAVTFLSNIGTFLLYGLTNFVAFVAFRRAPKAHTVKHVLVPILGVIANIGMLLAVIYLGFLGGGDTRTAALISIVAAAAWLVAGGAFFAANTRTRSREVWTVRSTETA
- a CDS encoding ABC transporter permease subunit → MRGRRVLDRGLHGLLLALLIAYSIFPIYMISVESLKTVQEDEFGNPLYVRNLNFEWYDGLFDEEEWFVGGGQTRPTVPYLRWAANSAIVFAAGLIIVLGASLAAAYALARLRPPGWRWWRRALLATFLVPQTLLFLPLFQVVFHLHLDDHLGSLILTYPMLAIPFCVWLLSAYFQKLAPEVEESAYIEGAGRWTAFTRIVLPMTWPVLVAVGLFALGVMSSDFMLAGVFLPNQWHQTIAAGLSTMDVSMEDLSVVAGVNAASLPLMLIAALLARTYTRGLTAAMLEGA
- a CDS encoding sugar ABC transporter permease; the protein is MLHVMTGASDLRAAAAGGHGSIDARRRREIRLAYLLLAPAVLLVFGVMAYPIGWQVWTSLTDAPVGGAAPHFVGLSNYVALARDAGFWRAVAVTLVYVGITTLMKLVVGVAMGMGLARPFPGRSLAFIAAFLPWAYPAGPAEVGWFWFLTPPVPASYANFMAHWRILFDNALGFGTWGFVSVILLNVWRGGSFVGVFLLAARNGIPDQLFEYAALEARSAWQMFWAVTVPLLRPFLALAAFLTLTGAVGDLSNLWMQSGLRDTYPIVWTQAIQLALNGGLFGRASAETLALLPVLVVILLVCYRLFEPLEEDSL